The genome window TCCTTGCCGACGCCCGTCTCACCATGGATCAGTACGGTCGACTGGGTGGGGGCGACCTTCCGGATCAGATTCTGCACGAGGCGGATCTCGTTGCTGATTCCGATAATCTCGCCGAAAGGACGAATTTCCTCGATCTCTTCCAGGTAGTAGAGGTTCTCCTGGATGAGCTTCCGGTTCAGCTGTGCGATTTCCTCGTAAGCCTGGGCGCGGTCGATGGAAACGGCGATCTGGGAGGCAAAGGCTGAAAGCAGCTTGATATTGTCCGGCCCGACGTCAAAGGAGAAAAAACGGCTGTCCTGGTACAGGACGCCGATGGTCTGTTTTCCAAGCCGGAGGGGGGCGATGATGACTCGACGGGAGTCCGAGAGGCCGTCCCCGCTGATTTCGTGCCTTACGATGTTCCCGTCGCCGGCGTCGGCAACGGTATGGATCGCCGCCATCATCTCCCGGAACGAATCTTCCTGCATTTCCTCCGGAAGCAGATTGCGCGAGGCGACCATGCGCAGATCGCAGAGATGCCGGTCGCGGATGAAGAGAGCCGCGCGCTCCGATCCCATCAGGCGGGAGATGGAGGTGATGATGTTGGTAAGGAGCCGTTCGATGTTCTCCTGCTTGGTCAGGGCCTCGCCCATCTCGACAATCAGGTTGAACAGGCGGAGATCCTTCTCCTGTTTCTCCCTGGGAACCAGATGCTTTACATCGGGAGGGAACGAGTCGGCGGCGATGGGCCTGAAAAAATCCCAGGCCATCTTGGCATAGCCTTCCGCCTGTTCGGGATCCTGGATCTGATCGTAGAGCCTGGCCAGTTCGATCCGTATTTTGGCCAGTTCGAAGGTGGCGCCCAACCGCTTGAGGGTCGTCTCCAGTTCGAGAAGCGATGCGATCTTTTCGGCAGGGGTCATCCGGTTCTCCGGCAACCCGAGCCGCAGGCGCCCGATGATCCCGTACATCAGGGGGTTCAGGTCGGCTTTTCGGATCTGTTTGAGGAAATCGAAGAAAGGCTGCAGCTCGATCGGGGAGACGCCCTTCCGGTGAAGGATGAAGGGGGTTTCGAAAATGGGGAAAAAATTGAGAATGTGGTACCAGCTCGATTTCTTGATTCTCCAGATCACGTTGAAATGCTCGCCCGCCTGACGGAAGTTGCCGTTCTGGCACTCTACGTCCGAAAGGCTGATTCCCGCCAGGACCTCCACCATGGGAATCTTTTCCTGCCTGGCCAGCTCAAGGGCCCTCACCAGGTATGCCTTGCTCTTGTCCCGTTGTCCGATTTCCAGTAGAATCATTCCCGCCGTAACCAGGCTGAACGACAGCAGGGGGAAGTTGGCGGTTTTCTGGCACTGGTTCTGGATGGCCTCCGTGATCCCGAGGCCGCGCTGCGGCATGCCGACTTCGGAATAGCAGAGGGCCAGGTTCAGCGCCGCCAGCATGAAAAAATCGTTGTTGTCCGCCGACTCCAGCTCGCCCAGCGATTCTTCGTATACTTCGATGGCCTTGCAGAACTGGCCCTTGATGAGATACACCAGTCCCTGAACCTTGAGTCCCCTCTTGTACAACGCTTCATCCTCGAGCTGCTGAATGATCTCCCATCCCCGGTTGAAGTGCTCAACAGCCTTCTCGTGCTGGAAATACATCCAGTGATTCTGCCCGATGAGGAGTTCCATGGAGGCGTGCGCCTTCCGGTCGCCCAGGCGCTGGGCGGTGCCGAGAGCGGCCAGGAGCAGGCGGGTAATCGTCTTCAAACTCGGATGGAAGAGAGAAAGGGAGGCCCGGCGTTCGACGGCCCGGATGAAGGTGCACCAGGCGTTGTCCGACAGGGTCCGGTCTTCCCGGCCGATGAACCGTTCCATGTAGGCCAGGATGGAATCGTACAGCTCGATCGCTGAGGATACCTTGTGTTTTTTCTCTTCGACGACGGCCGCCTTGAAGATGGAGTCGAGATCTTCCTCCTGAACGCCCGCCAACAGGCACTGGCGGGCGATCGTGAGAAGCGTTGCGTCGTCCGGGGCGACGTTTTTCATGAGAATGTAGATGGCGCTACGGTAACACCTCGAAAGTTCTTCCGGATTCATCGAATCCGTGATTTCCTGTCTCGGGAAATCGACAGACCAGGCATAGCATCCCGCTTCCCCGGATCTTTCAAGAATCCAGCCCTCCTTTTCCAGCGACCGGATGACGGACATCAGCTGTGATGGCGGAAAGACGGAAAACCAGTCCACACAGAACGAATCGGGGAAGGAAATGAAATTGCACAGAACGCGGATTTCTTCTTCCGTCAGACCCGTCAGATACGTTTTCCCGTTTGACATGGTAACGCTCCTTTCCACGAAACCGGAATAACACGGTGTCAGTCCTTCGCACAGCAAGGCCGTTCTGTCAACATCTGTCCAATAACTGACAGCAGTCAAGCCGATACGTTTTGACGTCCCGTTTTGCCTTCCTTGTAACACGATGAAATTATTCCTGTATATTTCATCCTAGTGCATGGCATGACTTTTGTTTGGTTTGCAGCGATAACCAATAAAGGATGATGAGGTACCTGCATGAAAAGGGAAAACGATGTCGTGATTGTCAGTGCCGTTCGAACGCCTTTCGGCCGGTTCGACGGCGTTCTGAAAACCGTGCTCAGCATGGACCTGGGGGTTCTGGCCCTGAAGGAGGCCGTCCGCCGCATCGGGCTCGATCCGGCCCAGGTGGACGAGGTGTATTACGGCACCTGCATCCCCGCCGAGTACGCGATCTACACGAATGTTCCGGCTCGGCAGATCACGCTCCTGGCCGGATTTCCGGAGAGCAACATCTCCCTGACCATCGACCGGGCCTGCTGCTCCTCCATGACGGCCATGCGCCTTGGCTACCGGGCCATCAAGTCCGGTGACGCCGAGATCGTCATCGCCTCGGGAGCCGAAAACATGGGGAACGTCCCCCTGATCGCCAGTGCAGCCAAAGCCCGCTGGGGAAGCCGCCTGGGGCACATCGAACTGGAAGACGTCCTCTTCGAACTCGGGTACGGCCGGAAGGGTTTTGCCCCCGTCGCCACGGATGCGGGCCATGTGGCCGTCGAGTACGGTGTCAGCAGGGAGATGCAGGATGAATGGGCCGTGGGGAGCCATCAGAAGTACTTCCGCGCCTTCAAGGAGGGCAAGTTCCAGGTGGGCGATGAGCTCATGCGGATCGAAATCCCCCAGAAGAAGGCCCCCATCGTTCTCGAAGCCGACGAGTCCCCCCGGGAGAGTCTCAGCCTCGAGAAGATGGCCTCCCTGAAAACGGTTTACGGCAGCCCGACGGTTACGGCCGGGAACGCTCCGGGGCTTAATTCGGGGGCCTCGGCGGTGGTTCTCATGAGCAGGAAAAAGGCGGATGCCCTGGGCTTGAAGGCCATGGCACGGATCGTCGCGTGCGAAAGCGGAGCGGGGACACCGAAGTACATGGCCTGCGTGCCCGCCCAGACCATCGACAAGATGTTTGCCAGGACCGGCGACACCATCGACGGGATGAACCTGATCGAGATCAACGAGGCCTTTGCGGCGGTCACCCTGGTATCCCTGAAAATGCTGGCCAAGGACGATCCGGCGAAATGGAAGGCCCTGATGGGCAGGGCGAACGTCAACGGCGGGGCCATCGCGATCGGTCATCCCGTCGGCGCCAGCGGCGCCCGGATCACCATGACCATGATGTATGAACTCATGCGCAGGGGTGGAGGCCGGGGCGTGGCGGCCATCTGCGGAGGTCTGTCCCAGGGAGAGGCGATCCTGATCGAAGTGTAAACACGGAAAGGAAGGACCATGATGGAGGAAAGCCATGTCTGAATGGATCAAGGAAGTGG of Syntrophaceae bacterium contains these proteins:
- a CDS encoding sigma 54-interacting transcriptional regulator, which gives rise to MSNGKTYLTGLTEEEIRVLCNFISFPDSFCVDWFSVFPPSQLMSVIRSLEKEGWILERSGEAGCYAWSVDFPRQEITDSMNPEELSRCYRSAIYILMKNVAPDDATLLTIARQCLLAGVQEEDLDSIFKAAVVEEKKHKVSSAIELYDSILAYMERFIGREDRTLSDNAWCTFIRAVERRASLSLFHPSLKTITRLLLAALGTAQRLGDRKAHASMELLIGQNHWMYFQHEKAVEHFNRGWEIIQQLEDEALYKRGLKVQGLVYLIKGQFCKAIEVYEESLGELESADNNDFFMLAALNLALCYSEVGMPQRGLGITEAIQNQCQKTANFPLLSFSLVTAGMILLEIGQRDKSKAYLVRALELARQEKIPMVEVLAGISLSDVECQNGNFRQAGEHFNVIWRIKKSSWYHILNFFPIFETPFILHRKGVSPIELQPFFDFLKQIRKADLNPLMYGIIGRLRLGLPENRMTPAEKIASLLELETTLKRLGATFELAKIRIELARLYDQIQDPEQAEGYAKMAWDFFRPIAADSFPPDVKHLVPREKQEKDLRLFNLIVEMGEALTKQENIERLLTNIITSISRLMGSERAALFIRDRHLCDLRMVASRNLLPEEMQEDSFREMMAAIHTVADAGDGNIVRHEISGDGLSDSRRVIIAPLRLGKQTIGVLYQDSRFFSFDVGPDNIKLLSAFASQIAVSIDRAQAYEEIAQLNRKLIQENLYYLEEIEEIRPFGEIIGISNEIRLVQNLIRKVAPTQSTVLIHGETGVGKELVARAIHRESVRKDGPFIRVNCAALPETLIDSELFGYEKGAFTGAMKMKEGRFELANQGTIFLDEVSELPLSTQSRLLRILQEKEFQRVGGTKTLRSDFRLITATNKDLNREVADGRFRADLFFRLNVFPIFVPPLRERTEDIPHLAIHFLNLYGSQSNKEYSGIAESEMKRLQSYSWPGNIRELSNMIERAVILGGATIRFPELEGRKVKPSAGNQDVKLRDMERAHILKALEEANGRIGGAEGAAERLGLNRTTLLYRMKKLGIKVARHQTVLDEAVQA
- a CDS encoding thiolase family protein, translating into MKRENDVVIVSAVRTPFGRFDGVLKTVLSMDLGVLALKEAVRRIGLDPAQVDEVYYGTCIPAEYAIYTNVPARQITLLAGFPESNISLTIDRACCSSMTAMRLGYRAIKSGDAEIVIASGAENMGNVPLIASAAKARWGSRLGHIELEDVLFELGYGRKGFAPVATDAGHVAVEYGVSREMQDEWAVGSHQKYFRAFKEGKFQVGDELMRIEIPQKKAPIVLEADESPRESLSLEKMASLKTVYGSPTVTAGNAPGLNSGASAVVLMSRKKADALGLKAMARIVACESGAGTPKYMACVPAQTIDKMFARTGDTIDGMNLIEINEAFAAVTLVSLKMLAKDDPAKWKALMGRANVNGGAIAIGHPVGASGARITMTMMYELMRRGGGRGVAAICGGLSQGEAILIEV